The genome window TGTTCTTTTCATGAATAAACCCCTTAATGCTGATGTACTGTGACATTCAGCTGGTTCCACTCAGCAATTTAGcgtttaccttttttttgtcatcgttTGAATCAATCCTACATTTTGCTGATTTTTGATatatgatgtgtgtttttttttttttttaatgtaccgTGATGAAGAATTGATGACGACAACGATATTTAAGATGTCATTTTGCAAATGAGTAACTTGGTCATCTTTGTGTTCTCAGTGACTGGGGCCGAGTACGAGGTAATGCTGACAGAGATCATGTCTATGGGCTACGAAAGGGAGCGAGTGGTGGCCGCGTTAAGGGCCAGTTTCAACAACCCCCACAGAGCTGTAGAGTATCTGCTCACTGtacgtaacacacacacacacacagctgcatttGCTTCTGTCCCTTTTGACTAAGTGCGCCACATTAACTGTGTATAGTTTAAGAAAAGGGAAGCATTTATGGTGTCTACAGTGATGGACCACACCTGGAGGGGATTAAATGTGTAAGTTTTGAGGAATTTGACGTGTTgtaattttgtctttttcagagTATTCCCAGCAGCCCAGTCCAGGAGAGTAATCCACCTGCACAGGTCCCCACATCTGGATCTACAGACTCCCCATCTCTAGCAGAGGGTGAGACATGCAgctcaattaaattaaaaaaatatctgtaGTTAAACGTCATGTGTCTGAATTAACAATTGCATGTTAGTAGTGGGAGCATATtagggtttgttttgttttttttgctcgtATATTTCGCTGCCTCCGTGAGAATTCACCTTCATGAACAATTAACATTTTAGACGCAATTTAAAACGCATACAAATAGGTCACAGCACATAGACTGGGTACAAACTACATAACTCCATATATGACACACTTAAACTTCTTTATTCCATGTTGCTCATGTTTGTTGAATTTGGATGTCAGCAGGAGATAACCCACTAGCATTCCTGAGGACCCAGCCCCAGTTTCTGCACATGAGACAAGCCATCCAGCAGAGTCCTTCTCTGCTACCTGCGCTTCTCCAGCAACTAGGCAGGGAGAACCCCCAACTTCTACAggtaacactcacacacatatacgtCTTTCCAGCTGCTATGTTTTACACAagacttttaaacattttaaaagtcataaaaatagACCTAGTCATCATAGTCATTTACTgaaaccttttttcttctccagcAAATCAGTCAACATCAGGAGCTCTTTATCCAGATGTTGAACGAGcctgtgggggaggggggagatgCACCAGAGGTGGGAGATATCGGGGCAGCAGGGGACGAGGGAGCACCTGTCAACTACATTCAGGTCACGCCTCAGGAGAAGGAAGCCATCGAAAGGGTGAGTAGTAAACAAAGTCTCAGGCTACGTCCACATTGGATATGTTTAAGTTAAATCTATGTCCAGATGACAATTTCAGCTCCATATCAGAAGGAATCTGCATTCAAATGAATACGAGCGGCAGATCCGTTAAAACCGTGTCTCGTTGTCTCTCTGCTCAGTTAAAAGCGTTGGGTTTCCCCGAGGCTCTGGTGATCCAGGCCTACTTCGCCTGCGAGAAGAACGAGAACCTGGCAGCCAACTTCCTCCTCAACCAGGGACTGGAGGACGACTGAAGACAGACTCCACTGCCTTCCTGCTCCTccctcccactcctcctcctcctcctcctcctcccctcctcggCTCAGCATATAAAGACTGCACCCCCACAAATTTTACTGTACAGCTACCAACCTCAGCTCAACCCAACTGGAGATGAGGAGAGGGGGGAGCCagcgcggcggcggcggcgggtGGGGGAGGCGGGCGTGGCGGTGACGAGACAGGAAGGGAAGCGGGGCAAACGGGGTGGGTCGGTTATGGTGGGGTATCATGCTTAACGTACacaaaatggaggctgtgcGCAGGAAGGTCAGACATGTATTACCAGAGGTCGGGGTGGGTGAAAATGTGTGGAATAATTCTAAAGGATCCACGTGAAATTCCAATGGAATGTGTGGGGTTTGtttaggggggggggaggggggggagaccTGTAATTTGATTTTAGACGCGCTTTGTGAACATTAGGGGAAAAGGGGGGCGGGGCGAAGGGTTTGCAACGAGagcgtgtgcttgtgtgtgagtaCGTCTGTGTTCTTGTGCAGATGGATGCGTTACAGTaaagctgagaaaaaaaaaaagaaaagaaaaaagtaatcaAAAAAAACCCGTTGCATTCTCTGAGTTTGTTCATGCTGTAGGTGGATGGTATGGAAGCACattctcccgtgtgtgtgtgtgtgtgtaactgcttGCGTGTACTTCTGTAAAGCCTCATGTACGTACATACGTCCAAGAATGAAACTGGCAGAGATGCACTGAATATGCTGccctctgtttgtgtctgacaTGATGTGGATGGggtctgtcagtctgtgtgtgtgggggaggaaATTGAAACTAAAACTGTCAAATAAGAATCTGTTcactcttttattgttttttgtttcacatgCATCAGCCTACAGGAGCCCTGCGTGTTTAGGTCACTAAATCAACGTTATACCCACACTACTGTTTTTACACCATCTTCTGTTTGACGAGAAGGTTTCTTTTGGTTAATTTCTTGTCAGTTCAGGTCGTGCAGGCGTTGTTATGAGATTACATTAAACGGTTTACCAACGGCAGACACTCTGAGCTGAGGCTGTTTACGTTCACCCACATTTCTTTACCTGCgtcaacaaaatgtacaaacgAAACCTATCGTACCGTAATATATGCATGTCTTTTAACGTCACGCCATGACCATGTGGCGACTTTCTCTCTTCTGGTCATTTCTTAACGCCGTCTTCTCAGCAGACATTTTTGAGGCTGTTTTTAAGCACAGTAACTATGATACTGAGGACGTCAGCCATCGTTAATGTGATCACACGCACCTACGACACGTCCAAACGTCTGCCGTGAAGACGGTCGACTGCTTTAAGAGACGGGCAAATTGTACAATCCTCTGATTTGATTGAATCTAAATTCTAATGAAGTTTAGATTCAATTCTGAATAAGAGGAGGGGGGAGCACTGAGCTCTtctctggctcctgattggatgaaGTGTTGAAGGATAATGGAAAAGATTTATGGCACAAACGGAGGTATCTCACCGACTGTAGCTTTAATGGTAAACTGGATTATCAGTGCGAATGGTCTGAGTCTGAGGTAAATAACTATTAGCAACATGGAAAAAAAGtactttgaaaacaaatatgtCAATGTTTGAATCATTGAAACAGTCACACGCCTGTAACCAGGCGCCTACTGGACgatatcagctgtcaatcacgctgGTGTCCAGTCCTAtgtgctttattatttatttccctctaaataaGAACagaatttacaaaatggacatcatgttctgttggAGAAGACCTGAAATTAGTGATTGTAATCATTATTTCATCAGGAAAATCATTAACTGACACGATAAATCAAAGAAGCAGACTCACTTTCccttagtttttttaattttatatatatatatataactagcggtgtcaccccctggtggtcatTCAGTAAACTGTCACCTCCATGTTAGACCCACCTTTCAAACTGGAagtccatttgtttttttaaacatggtcTGTGCAGAACCAGAAACATCTGGAACATAAATGTCTTAAAATTCAAAAATGAACAATTGGTGCAAACTAACAACGACGTGACGAACACACATGACGCAACAATTCCATTTGGCTctaaactgtttttaaaaaatgcctcCACGTCACATTCAAACTGTGGTTTGTATCCTCAGCTCCATCTTTTTGCAAATTATGCAAACGGAggtcaaatcaaacaaatgagAACAGAGTGATGAGTGAGGAGCATGTCTTATCTTTCACTATCATCATTCTGCATGTCCACTACAATGACTGTTTTCTGAAGCTTACTGTTGTTGGCCTGGTTGTAATGTGACTGTTCTCATCTTTGTGGGTCCACGgacagtcagtgagtgagtgtgtgtgggtatgaAGGCGTCTGTCTGTCCTACAGCATCTACATGATCTTGGACTATGCTCTGCTACATTAAAATATCAGCAGTCACTCAGACTCTTGTGTTTCATGTCACTTTAAAGAGCTTCGAGCCTCGTTTCTCAAACTGTTGTACGTacacgagcttcctctggtggtaaaatCCCAAATACTCCTCTACTGTATACAACAACATATGTGGtcagagtgcgtagaaaattaaacaaaacacattagtaGTTATGTAGGGCCCCATGAGGCGTCCCAACACGAGTCGGGGAGTGCTGCACTTCTTCCTTCACTCAAAGGCTTCACTTTTGTTTGATAATCGGCTCCAAAACGAGCAAAAAGCTATGGAATAGTGATAAAAACATAGATGTGCTCAGTTCTGTCACGTATGATGTTTTTcgatgtacggcaaagttatagggcacttcctgttttgtggcaaaaTGACAGCTAAATTTAAAacggccgacttcctgttgggtcaagttTGTGTCCTTAGACGTGTTCGGGGTTGGCGTCTTGTGTCGCGTAAAAAGTTTGGAGCCGATCGGTGAtcgtatggcgaagttatagggcacttcctgtttggtggcgAATGGTGGACATTTAGAAAAACGCAGATGGCTGCTGTGGCCACCCCcttttgaatccgcaaaacatttcgacaacttTTGATGCGTCTGGTACGATCGACGCACGACAAACGCGCTCGGACGAATGCGCTCATTTACGCaaggtgcaaatcgccaaaatggacgccaaaattcaaaatggacgacttcctgttgagttgaggccatggttaggGTCAACTTTTTTGTTAGTCTCGGTCTGAAACATCTTCTTTTGCCTCAGGGGGCGCTACAGAGCCCGTGTCCGGGAACAatgccagacctgacctccacgCTGAGTTTCAGGGTGTTTTTACGCACGTTAACCCCCTgaaaaatgaccgcaaagctacgggtaataataatagttagtCACctcatctctcgctccatcttaatctaatgtcactataacaacatgaagtatatgtgaggaagaagaggaggaggatgagagagtgaatgatcttattgtgaataaagtctgtagctgactttgctcgacctgtttactgtatttctgtatttgaACACTGGTGTTACTGAGAGAGCTCAGTCTTTACACACTTTCTGATAAACTATCTCTCATCCTACTCCGGAAAACTCTTACACATCACAATACCGGCATGTAAACaatcaaaataaacaagatattgaAGTTAGTAAGCGTTGGATTCTGTACCTGATGTGATGGCGTTGGATTCCTCGTCTCTCCTCTTTATTTACATCGTTGGATTTGAAGAGTGCAGCTGCTTCCGAACAACATTCCTGCCATTATTTTGATTCTGACTGCTGCATGATGGGAGAATACtatactacagtatatatatactgtggtACTACACCTATGCTCTGCATGCAGGTACTATTGATGCTGCAATAACATGCCTACACTGCTAAGAAAAAGTCTAAAATTTGTTTTTGCCATAGCTTTTAAGAATGAGCAACTTCCACTAGAGTAATgtattctaatttattttatttactaattGATTCATCTTAtctgtattcatttttaatatccttacattctttttttataacttttCCTTTACTCTTCGACTGTTTCATGAAACAAAATGTTGCCTCGGCTATTTTTAACCAACCGTTTACCTGTTAAATGCACCTTTAAAGCTCCactgtgtaacttctgttgccaaaacTGTTGCTTCCTTCCACCAGAATGACTCTAGATCCATATTCCAACCATTCttttaactaactaactaactaaccaaccGACCAACTAACTAACTTCATTTTGTATCTTCATGTATCTCAAtacctcactcatgtttcagagatcCAGGGTTAAATCCTTTACCTAAAGGCACTTCACTGTACTATAGACTGTAGCAAtgactcgattattaatcgattactaaattaatcatcaactattttgatgatttattcatcatttttatttattttattattaaacaaggttttctgattgtttcacactcttagatgtgaatattttctggtttctttgctccatatgtttctcaaaacaagacatttgagaaacatcattgtttccaggtttgaaaaacactgatcaacattttatggaccaaacgatgactttGATTCATGGAGAGAATAATGAACAGATtcatccattatgaaaataatactcATTTGACattagtttatatttaaaagttacacacgaCAGCTTTAATGCCACATTTCAGAGGAAACTATTGTGAAAGTAAGTTTGAAATTCAAAAGTTAGACatataaatatgatttttttcccttgtCGTTGATCTCATGGCCCCTCAGATTCATGTAGTGAccacagtgatgtcacatgcAGTCGTGTATCAGTCACAGGGGCCGCGTGCTTCGATAACAATAACCACAGCTGACAGGGACAGAGTTACAGTCAAGAACTTCCTTTTATTCAATCAAGTAAAGGTGTTGATCTtctcaaactgttttttattattattattattatggaaaAGAAACTGTAATTAACACATGCATTTCACCATGGGCTCTGGGAGGTGTGGCTGAGGATGGGACGCTGCTCTGcgggaggaggacgaggaggaggaggagagggaggggtttACAGGTCAGAGGTGAGGGCGACGGGTTGACCAGGAGCCtcagtctacacacacacacacacacacacacacacacacacacacacacacacaggagtaaaCACGGCCCGGCGTTCCTACAAAAACATcttcaaaacaaataaaggattctaaagagagagagagagagagagcggacgGTTCGGACCCACGGTCggactggacacacacacacacacacacacacacacacagacacactctgtgCTCCTCTCTGATATGGCTTCTCATGTGTGGTGCGTTCACTTGTCAAGGCTTGGCTGATTAATACTGCTGTTGGCTTTATTTTGGAAAAGTTCAAAcgtgcatatatatatttaaagatataaatgtacaattttcctttaaatttaaatttttaaagtCTAGTTTGAAAGTTTTTTGGAACGATATCTATGGACGACTTTTTCTAAATGATTGTGCTAAATGTGAGTCTCTCAGTCTCTGTGCGACAGAACCCCTCCGCTTATAAGGTGCTTCCAGTTATTTTTAACtttcatttttccctttttttttgtgtgtgtgttgttgttattgttgttgagaTTTTAAATATCTGGTCTCATTCAACCCACGAGACAAGGTGCATCATCATAGAATTGAAGGTCTCGATGTACGTACTGTAGTAACAACGACAAAAATTAAATCCAAATTCAATTATTATtcgtaaaaaaatatataaatagtcagaaacaaaaagaaTTACAAAGAAAAGCTGCTTTTAATCGAGCAGTCGTAACCGGTCAACTCCCTCGccacagtctaaaaaaaaaaacccccgcCAAAAACGTCCCCGTGAGTGTTTACGCGTCGTCCGTCCGTCCACCCGGGAACTTTTATCACCGAGCTCCGCTCCCAGGGGGAAAGGATTAGCCCGGACGCAGCCTGTGTCCTCAGCACAGCCCAGAGCCCCGTGGTGTAACTTGTTCACTTACATTAGCTGTTGAATGGAGAAGCTGAAGAAGATGGGTATGGTAATACAATGTGAAGCGTACAGACAAGAATAACATGTGAGCTAACTGCATTCTGctcagacaacaaaaaaaaaatctttgcgtagttctttttttttttctttctttttttcttttttaaaccccGCCGTTcagagaaaggagagaaggagggagggaaggaaggaaggagaagtTTACGCAGCTACAGACTACTCCAGTGTCCAAGATAGACAGAAGACGAGatacaggaagaggaagagaagcaagacagaaaatatctttttttttttggtctttttttcaacttttcttaattattcaacaataaaaagagaaaCTAATCACACCAATTTCCTTTAGTACTATGTATACTGCTTTAAAAAGctcgaagaagaagaagaggaagagagagagcgagagagagagagagatacaggaGAATGAAGGAggggactttttctttttctttttgagatGGGCACTCAGGATTTTACAAGATGGAATCTGTGAACAAAAGGCACTTTTTTTAGGGACAACCTTTAAGATGCTCTGAGTCTATCACACTACATCACCAAACACATATTTATAGTCATTTACAGTGGGGagggcgggagggagggagggaggagggggtgggtgggtggttgggtgagtaagtgagtgagggGTTTGGGGTTAAACTGACGACAGCATCACTCAGAGGCCGCTTACGTCCCTCTCGCTGAACCAACCAGAGAGAAATCTCTCTCCAGACcagatgttattgttttgtgattttcttttaaaaagagagagggggagggggggaggggggggagatcTTGTCTTTGTCCCACATCAGGATGATCAAGTGTGGATTCAAAGAAGCGTCTGAATGAGCTCTCTCTCCCCTCTACAGCGCGTCCTGTGCTGTGGTGGAAAGGTTGGGATGGAAAAATGCCTTTTGTCACAACAACCTTTTCATACAATGAACCCCTCCCCCCTCGGTAAatacaaaaaagagaaatagaATAATGCATGTCTTCCTAAAATTTGCTTTTTATGATAACACTTATTTTcgctattattatttatgtataataGAGACTGAATGTACTTTATTCTTTACGAAAGCACCAGTTTTCATAGTGATATATATTTTATGAGTTGCAAAATTGTTCCTTCAGCCCTCCAAACGTTTTCAAAGCAAATCACGAGgaaactaatcttttttttttcttgaaaaaagcaataaaaacaaaaacaaaacaaaaacaaaaaagggaaataaaaagagtttttttttgttttttttttacgtcccAAACTTACTAAGTTCCTAAAGACTGGGATTAGTTTGTGGGCGCTCGTGTGTTTAGAGTCCCAGAGCACGTGGacttaga of Solea solea chromosome 16, fSolSol10.1, whole genome shotgun sequence contains these proteins:
- the rad23aa gene encoding RAD23 homolog A, nucleotide excision repair protein a isoform X2 translates to MQITLKTLQQHTIQIEIDPEQTVKALKEKIETERGKDNFPVSGQKLIYAGKILQDDTPIKDYKIDEKNFVVVMVSKPKPAAAASTSVPDGPKPPVQDSGSTSTAVPATTPTPAPAPTPAAVPIPPEEVKEEPSAAATEPQQPASSSGGSQGLDASSALVTGAEYEVMLTEIMSMGYERERVVAALRASFNNPHRAVEYLLTSIPSSPVQESNPPAQVPTSGSTDSPSLAEGDNPLAFLRTQPQFLHMRQAIQQSPSLLPALLQQLGRENPQLLQQISQHQELFIQMLNEPVGEGGDAPEVGDIGAAGDEGAPVNYIQVTPQEKEAIERLKALGFPEALVIQAYFACEKNENLAANFLLNQGLEDD
- the rad23aa gene encoding RAD23 homolog A, nucleotide excision repair protein a isoform X1 → MQITLKTLQQHTIQIEIDPEQTVKALKEKIETERGKDNFPVSGQKLIYAGKILQDDTPIKDYKIDEKNFVVVMVSKPKPAAAASTSVPDGPKPPVQDSGSTSTAVPATTPTPAPAPTPAAVPIPPEEVKEEPSAAATEPQQPASSSGGSQGLDASSALVTGAEYEVMLTEIMSMGYERERVVAALRASFNNPHRAVEYLLTSIPSSPVQESNPPAQVPTSGSTDSPSLAEAGDNPLAFLRTQPQFLHMRQAIQQSPSLLPALLQQLGRENPQLLQQISQHQELFIQMLNEPVGEGGDAPEVGDIGAAGDEGAPVNYIQVTPQEKEAIERLKALGFPEALVIQAYFACEKNENLAANFLLNQGLEDD